One Aster yellows witches'-broom phytoplasma AYWB DNA segment encodes these proteins:
- a CDS encoding DEAD/DEAH box helicase, translating to MNTLFEQLPILEQTKKALKELNFIDTTPIQALVIPEIIKGHDVIGQAQTGTGKTFAFGIPIIEKINPKIQKTQSLILCPTRELTLQVYEELKKLLRFYQEIRIAVVYGGESYTKQFRSLEAKPHLIIATPGRAIDHLERGKIDLSALKILTLDEADEMLKMGFQEALETILKKIPEERQTVLFSATLPPFIKKIASKYQKDTKILQVPVKNIAVNAIEQNYFLVKEVDKAKLLVRLLDLKKDYSTILFANTKKDVDEITAYLQDKGFLADAVHGDLKQNQRQYVMNNFRKGKIKILIATDVAARGLDISDIKMVINYDLPHEDEVYVHRIGRTGRAGKKGLAYSLISPRKVSQLKKLEYYLKEKITLLDIPSVQSIKLQNAKDLEKKILNIIEKNKEETTPNPLAQKLLENFSSEQIIQGLLKNFLPKERNYTEIIPPRINTNNSFTRSRFGFESRFGSYGSNDSYKRKNSNFIEVVINLGKKDNINPPVLLKLLKDHFKIYGKNIGNIKHLTHETIFEVESRFWNQMKSKSNIRFQNKNLILNKKD from the coding sequence ATGAATACTTTATTCGAACAATTACCTATTTTAGAGCAAACTAAAAAAGCTTTAAAAGAACTCAATTTTATCGATACTACTCCAATTCAGGCATTAGTAATTCCAGAAATTATAAAAGGACATGACGTAATTGGACAAGCTCAAACAGGAACAGGAAAAACTTTTGCTTTTGGTATTCCCATTATTGAAAAAATTAACCCAAAAATCCAAAAAACCCAAAGTTTAATTTTATGCCCTACTAGAGAATTAACTCTTCAAGTATATGAAGAATTAAAAAAATTACTAAGATTTTATCAAGAAATAAGAATCGCTGTTGTTTATGGTGGTGAATCTTACACCAAACAATTTAGATCTTTAGAAGCTAAACCTCATTTAATTATTGCTACTCCTGGACGTGCAATTGACCATCTAGAAAGAGGCAAAATCGATCTCTCAGCATTAAAAATTCTAACTCTTGACGAAGCAGACGAAATGTTAAAAATGGGATTTCAAGAAGCCTTAGAAACAATCTTAAAAAAGATTCCAGAAGAAAGACAAACTGTCTTATTCTCAGCAACTCTACCTCCATTTATTAAAAAAATAGCAAGCAAATACCAAAAAGACACTAAAATCCTACAAGTTCCCGTTAAAAACATTGCAGTTAATGCAATCGAACAAAATTACTTTTTAGTAAAAGAAGTTGACAAAGCTAAATTATTAGTACGTTTGTTAGACTTAAAAAAGGATTATTCAACTATCTTATTTGCAAACACTAAAAAAGATGTTGACGAAATTACAGCCTACCTTCAAGACAAAGGCTTTTTAGCTGATGCAGTTCACGGAGATTTAAAACAAAACCAAAGGCAATATGTAATGAATAATTTTCGTAAAGGCAAAATCAAAATCTTAATTGCAACTGATGTAGCTGCAAGAGGTCTTGACATTTCTGACATCAAAATGGTAATTAACTATGACTTACCACATGAAGACGAAGTTTATGTTCACCGCATAGGAAGAACTGGAAGAGCTGGTAAAAAAGGTTTAGCTTACAGTTTAATTAGTCCCAGAAAAGTAAGCCAACTTAAAAAATTGGAATACTACTTAAAAGAAAAAATCACTTTACTAGATATTCCTTCTGTTCAAAGCATCAAATTACAAAATGCCAAGGATTTAGAAAAAAAAATATTAAATATTATTGAAAAAAACAAGGAAGAAACTACTCCAAATCCATTAGCACAAAAGTTATTAGAAAATTTTTCTTCTGAACAAATTATCCAAGGATTATTGAAAAACTTTTTACCAAAAGAAAGAAATTATACCGAAATCATTCCTCCAAGAATTAATACTAACAATTCTTTTACCAGATCACGTTTTGGTTTTGAATCTAGATTTGGTTCTTATGGTTCTAACGACTCTTACAAAAGAAAAAATAGTAACTTTATAGAAGTTGTTATTAATTTAGGTAAAAAAGACAATATCAATCCTCCAGTATTATTAAAATTATTAAAAGATCATTTCAAAATTTATGGCAAAAATATTGGCAATATAAAACACTTAACTCACGAAACTATTTTTGAAGTAGAAAGTCGTTTTTGGAATCAAATGAAAAGCAAATCTAATATTCGTTTCCAAAACAAAAATTTAATTCTTAACAAAAAAGATTAA
- the hrcA gene encoding heat-inducible transcriptional repressor HrcA encodes MMNMLSDRKKLILKAVVENYSQKRQPVGSKMLTYLPYLKFASATIRYDMVQLEKEGFLQKNHTSSGRVPSFKGYVYYLNHLLTRDHDVACMFESIDKVIQKKRFCKGQVIKEALNLLNNLTNYTTMAIGSDIFNNSKITKIDFIPLNSAQAVILIITDKGNVQHQNISLEQTKEISIYDLKDVVQVVNDLLKDKFLSEAAHIIQSDFFKKTIAKYICFQEQLIALFMEAFSSFASENLYFSGVSKMLEKPELNNPEIIKKFMGLLERKELLKIMLNQDSLSFKFSDGLQLTPLKDCMILSIPFDVNPNEKGRIAVVGPSWMKYPKVIPILEYLAVHLSKLNDQE; translated from the coding sequence GTGATGAATATGCTTTCAGATAGAAAAAAATTAATCCTAAAGGCTGTAGTTGAAAACTATTCACAAAAAAGACAACCAGTAGGTTCTAAAATGCTTACCTATTTACCTTATCTTAAATTTGCAAGTGCTACTATTCGTTATGATATGGTGCAATTAGAAAAAGAGGGGTTTTTACAAAAAAATCATACTTCTAGTGGTAGAGTTCCTTCTTTTAAGGGTTATGTTTACTATCTAAACCATTTATTAACGCGTGATCATGATGTTGCTTGTATGTTTGAAAGCATTGACAAAGTGATTCAAAAAAAGCGTTTTTGTAAAGGGCAAGTAATTAAAGAAGCTCTTAATTTGTTAAATAATTTAACTAATTATACTACTATGGCAATTGGTTCTGATATTTTTAATAATAGTAAAATTACTAAAATTGATTTTATTCCTTTAAATAGTGCTCAAGCTGTTATTTTGATTATTACTGATAAAGGAAATGTACAACATCAAAATATTTCTTTGGAACAAACAAAAGAAATTAGCATTTATGACCTTAAAGATGTAGTGCAAGTAGTAAATGATTTGTTGAAAGATAAGTTTTTATCAGAAGCAGCCCATATTATTCAAAGTGATTTTTTTAAAAAAACTATTGCTAAATATATTTGTTTTCAAGAACAATTAATTGCTTTGTTTATGGAAGCTTTTAGTAGTTTTGCCTCAGAGAATCTTTATTTTTCGGGGGTTTCTAAAATGCTTGAAAAACCTGAATTAAACAATCCTGAAATTATTAAAAAATTTATGGGTCTTTTAGAGCGTAAAGAATTATTAAAAATTATGTTAAATCAAGATAGTTTGTCTTTTAAATTTTCTGATGGCTTGCAACTTACTCCTTTAAAAGATTGTATGATTCTTTCTATTCCTTTCGATGTAAATCCTAATGAGAAAGGAAGAATTGCAGTTGTAGGACCTTCGTGGATGAAATATCCTAAAGTTATTCCTATTTTGGAATATTTGGCAGTTCATTTATCTAAATTAAACGATCAAGAATAA